TCGACCGTGTTGACGATAATCGCGCCCTTGCCGGCCGCCAGGCCGTCGGCCTTGATCACCACCGGCAGGTTGACTTCGCCCACAAACTGTGAGGCCTCGTCGAGATTATCGAAGACTTTATAAGGGGCGGTGGGAATATGGTATTTGGTCATGAACTGTTTGGCGAAAACCTTGCTCGATTCAATTTCCGCGGCCGCCTTCGAAGGGCCGAAAATCTTCTGCCCGGCCTGTTCGAATTTGTCTACTATTCCGCCTGCCAGCGGATCCTCGGGGCCGACTATGGTCAAATCTATCTGGTTGTCGCGCGCGAATGCGAGCAGGTCATCGTGCTGGTTGGGCTTGATCTGCACGCTCTCGGCCATGGCCGAGATACCGCCGTTGCCGGGAGCGCAAAAGATCTTATTGACCTGTTTGGACTGCCTTAATTTCCATATCAGGGCATGTTCACGGCCGCCCGAGCCAATCACCAGGATTCTCATAACTCACCTCAAAAACTGGGGTCAAAATATATAAGTTTCGCGAAAATATACAACTTTTTTGGAAATTTTAATTATAATAGCTTAATTCAATAAACGAAAGTATTAAATATTCGTTTATTCCGACTTGTATAATCAGACCGGGATCGAGGTTATGCCTAACGAGTTACTCTGGATCATATTCCTTTTGTTCGATTTGGCGATGGTGATCGTTGCTTATCGGCTGTGGGGAAGAATCGGGCTGTATGCTATGATTGCCGGATCGGTAATTATATGCAACATCCAGGTCGTGGTTGTGGTCGAGATGTTCGGCCTGACTGCCACTTTGGGCAATATTGTCTACGCGTCGATCTTTCTGGCGACGGATATACTGAGCGAGAATTATGGCAAACGCGAGGCGCGCAAAGGTATCTGGATAGGTTTTTTCTGCCTTTTCTGGATGATCGCGGCGATGCAAATTGCTATCCAGTTCAAGCCCTCCGGGTTCGACCGGATGATGCCTCATCTGACAGAGATTTTCTCGTTTCTGCCACGGATCGCGATCGCGTCGCTTTTGGCATATTTGATTTCTCAGCATCACGATGTCTGGGCTTTTCACAAGCTCAAGGCCAGAACCGGGGGCAGATTGCTGTGGCTCAGGAACAATCTCTCGACCGCTGTCAGTCAGCTTCTCGATTCTGTGGCCTTTACCTTGATTGCATTCTGGGGAGTGTTTCCAGCTTCGGAACTGTTTCAGATAGTTGTCACGACTTATTTATTCAAGGTCATTGTGGCCGGCCTGGACACACCCTTCATATATCTTGCGCGTAAAATCAAGACGGCGGTACCCGCGGGTGAGGGAAAATTGATTTGACAATTTGCCTTGTTTTTATAATATAGTTTCAGACCAACTGGTATGAGATCAGCATCGTAAATCATTTGAGATTATGCTAAACACAATAGTTTGCTGGAGTTGTAAAAACGAAGTGGAACTGCCGGACAAGGTCACCCGGCAGGATAT
This genomic window from Candidatus Zixiibacteriota bacterium contains:
- a CDS encoding queuosine precursor transporter; the encoded protein is MPNELLWIIFLLFDLAMVIVAYRLWGRIGLYAMIAGSVIICNIQVVVVVEMFGLTATLGNIVYASIFLATDILSENYGKREARKGIWIGFFCLFWMIAAMQIAIQFKPSGFDRMMPHLTEIFSFLPRIAIASLLAYLISQHHDVWAFHKLKARTGGRLLWLRNNLSTAVSQLLDSVAFTLIAFWGVFPASELFQIVVTTYLFKVIVAGLDTPFIYLARKIKTAVPAGEGKLI